One window of Perca fluviatilis chromosome 12, GENO_Pfluv_1.0, whole genome shotgun sequence genomic DNA carries:
- the LOC120570139 gene encoding uncharacterized protein LOC120570139 isoform X2 — MQRRRRINPKDDARFYVTAESDKVGLDIKYINAVKGRGIFTSVPFEKGDFLLEYRGDLISKQECERRQRIYHDLLKVFMFEFHFNGKLWCVDAATENGSLGRLVNDDHINPNAKMKYLTVQGKPHLCLFAVRDISPGEEITYNYGDSDWPWRCKALDDEMAPKICGATNPPSTIDEPEDLTTESKCIHTAVSHPNQTSPELGPLTKVGEALDDKMAPKICGATNPPSTIDEPEDLTTESKCIHTAVSHPNQTSPELGPLTKCQKHRLVCATVSSLDKCVNCVGPISSFKWLGYRCTVCSGVWHKSCFKQITGDYLHSTAQAQQSSEASEDERMSDQDKIPHPELDQMSSDDAEDMSDMEYIPDSEDDEYDSDASILLMSSKARAAHIQVKPVIPDVGTSYGSDTGNPVVPSTSQCWPPLKNKMIPNAADTSNSANSIKDSSKEKPEEETVTHEQELPHLIISKKNYCYVCGKPQSKISRHLKIHKTHAEIVHAFSLPEDSKERKILLEKMRNKGNFKHNTAVLQDGTGSLKVKRKPKAKTLAGKFIHCMYCQGMYIRKELWRHVRRCPFKPENEDLGDKPGRTKVLGLAVALESTFCQQISSGVWKLLSVMKQDEVASVVRNDLSIIQFAQSLYNKHGQDPTKYEYIRQKLREVGRLLLCLRTEFSVHNLEEAVKPANFQRVVQAVKKVSGFDEEKHLYQKPSLALKLGHTLQKIADIIHCRALMAEDEELIRYTDTFKKLYTSRWSELVSHSALNTLSDAKYNKPSTLPFTEDVQILHQYLEKSAESAFCSLKEEATTQNYAQLAKLTLAQIIVFNRRRAGEVSKMRLKSFHERDNTKLHEDVAMGLSKTEQKLCNYFSRIEIMGKRGRKVAVLLTPSVVDALSLLASRRTECGVCATNVFLFARPTSMSHYRGQDCLRVHANQCGAKHPEYLRSTQLRKHVATLSQVLNLKNNELDQVADFVGHDIRVHRDFYRLPVPTTQLAKISKLLLSMEKGHLSSMQGKSLDEIEIEDEIALSDAEDSGSESDNGNTEVTASEFGTVEPVDFDSTTAEQDHEIGGFGSSSFVSSTVNESVPPSEGNYADKEHGSRRVAKKVWSKAEVAAVMRHFKDHISRGKLATKTECSHCKLVEDPVLAQRTVQNIRDFVRNRGITAKRQSQKEKI, encoded by the exons ATGCAGCGGCGTAGACGCATTAATCCAAAGGATGATGCAAGATTTTATGTTACTGCTGAAAGTGACAAAGTGGGACTTGACATCAAGTACATCAATGCTGTAAAAG GCCGTGGCATCTTCACCTCTGTTCCATTTGAAAAGGGAGACTTTCTATTGGAATACAGAGGTGATCTAATAAGCAAGCAAGAAtgtgagaggagacagagaattTACCATGACCTCCTCAAAGTGTTTATGTTCGAGTTCCATTTTAATGGAAAACTGTGGTG TGTTGATGCAGCAACAGAGAATGGGTCACTTGGCAGACTTGTAAATGACGACCATATAAACCCTAATGCCAAGATGAAGTACCTCACTGTGCAAGGGAAGCCCCATCTCTGTTTGTTTGCAGTTCGAGACATAAGTCCAGGAGAGGAGATCACCTATAATTATGGTGACTCAGACTGGCCGTGGAGATGCAAG gCCCTTGATGACGAAATGGCTCCAAAGATTTGTGGTGCCACAAATCCCCCATCCACAATTGATGAGCCTGAAGAT CTGACCACTGAGAGCAAGTGCATCCATACAGCTGTCAGCCACCCAAATCAGACCAGTCCAGAGCTCGGCCCACTCACCAAGGTTGGAGAG gCCCTTGATGACAAAATGGCTCCAAAGATTTGTGGTGCCACAAATCCCCCATCCACAATTGATGAGCCTGAAGAt CTGACCACTGAGAGCAAGTGCATCCATACAGCTGTCAGCCACCCAAATCAGACCAGTCCAGAGCTCGGCCCACTCACCAAG TGTCAAAAACACCGCCTGGTGTGCGCAACAGTATCCTCCTTGGACAAGTGTGTTAATTGTGTGGGACCCATATCTTCCTTCAAGTGGCTTGGCTATCGCTGCACAG TTTGTTCAGGGGTCTGGCATAAATCCTGCTTCAAGCAAATTACAGGAGATTACttgcacagcacagcacag GCACAACAGTCTTCTGAGGCTTCTGAAGATGAACGGATGTCAGATCAGGACAAAATTCCACATCCAGAATTGGACCAAATGTCATCTGATGATGCTGAGGACATGTCTGACATGGAATACATACCTGACTCGGAGGATGATGAATATGATTCAGATGCCAGCATACTCTTAATGTCAAGTAAGGCAAGAGCTGCACATATTCAAGTAAAACCAGTAATACCTGATGTTGGAACATCTTATGGGTCAGATACAGGCAACCCAGTTGTGCCCAGTACATCACAATGTTGGCCACCCCTTAAAAATAAGATGATTCCCAATGCTGCTGACACATCTAATTCAGCGAATTCTATCAAAGACTCATCAAAGGAAAAGCCAGAGGAAGAAACTGTGACTCATGAACAAGAATTACCACATCTGATTATTAGTAAAAAGAATTACTGTTATGTTTGTGGTAAGCCACAAAGCAAAATTTCCCGCCACTTGAAAATACACAAGACACATGCTGAAATTGTCCATGCATTTTCCCTTCCTGAGGACTCAAAAGAGCGCAAGATATTATTAGAAAAAATGAGGAATAAGGGAAATTTTAAACAtaacactgcagttttgcaagaTGGAACAGGATCACTGAAAGTGAAGAGAAAGCCAAAAGCTAAAACACTGGCAGGAAAGTTTATTCACTGTATGTATTGTCAAGGGATGTACATACGTAAGGAGCTTTGGAGACATGTCCGCAGATGCCCCTTTAAGCCAGAAAACGAAGATTTGGGTGACAAACCTGGGAGAACCAAAGTACTGGGCTTGGCTGTAGCTCTGGAGTCTACATTTTGTCAGCAGATCTCAAGTGGAGTGTGGAAGCTCCTTAGTGTCATGAAACAAGATGAGGTGGCCTCAGTTGTGCGAAATGACCTCTCTATTATTCAGTTTGCCCAGTCACTCTACAACAAACATGGACAAGACCCTACAAAATATGAATACATTCGACAGAAGCTCCGTGAAGTGGGGCGTTTGTTGTTATGCCTGCGTACAGAATTCTCAGTACATAACCTAGAGGAGGCTGTTAAACCTGCTAACTTCCAGAGAGTTGTGCAAGCAGTAAAGAAAGTTTCAGGTTTTGATGAAGAAAAACACTTGTACCAGAAACCAAGCCTTGCGCTGAAACTGGGGCATACACTGCAGAAAATCGCTGACATTATTCATTGTAGGGCACTCATGGCAGAAGATGAAGAGTTGATCAGGTACACTGACACATTCAAGAAGTTGTACACCTCCAGGTGGTCTGAGTTGGTGTCTCACAGTGCCCTGAACACACTGAGTGatgcaaaatacaacaaaccatcAACATTGCCCTTCACTGAAGATGTTCAGATCCTTCATCAGTACCTTGAGAAATCTGCAGAAAGTGCCTTCTGCAGCTTGAAGGAAGAGGCCACCACTCAGAATTATGCTCAACTTGCAAAACTCACACTTGCACAAATCATTGTGTTCAATCGAAGACGTGCTGGGGAAGTTTCAAAAATGCGCCTCAAAAGTTTTCATGAAAGGGACAACACAAAGCTCCATGAAGATGTTGCCATGGGGTTGTCGAAGACTGAACAGAAGCTCTGCAACTATTTCAGCCGAATTGAAATCATGGGGAAAAGGGGCAGAAAGGTTGCAGTTCTGCTCACACCAAGTGTTGTGGATGCTTTGTCACTACTTGCCAGTAGAAGAACTGAATGTGGCGTTTGTGCCACAAATGTCTTCCTGTTTGCAAGACCAACGTCAATGAGCCACTACAGGGGACAGGACTGTTTGCGTGTTCATGCAAACCAGTGTGGAGCAAAGCACCCGGAGTACCTCAGGTCAACACAACTCAGGAAACATGTTGCCACACTCTCACAAgtccttaatttaaaaaacaatgaacTTGATCAGGTTGCAGATTTCGTGGGTCACGACATCCGTGTTCACCGCGACTTCTACAGATTACCAGTTCCCACAACACAACTGGCTAAGATTTCCAAACTGCTTTTGTCAATGGAGAAAGGACACCTTTCCAGCATGCAGGGGAAGTCACTGGATGAGATTGAAATTGAAG ATGAGATTGCGTTAAGTGACGCTGAAGATAGTGGGAGTGAATCTGATAACGGCAACACAGAAGTCACAGCATCAGAGTTTGGAACTGTGGAGCCTGTGGATTTTGACTCTACAACTGCAGAGCAAGACCATGAGATTGGAGGCTTTG GATCATCGTCCTTTGTGTCGTCCACAGTAAATGAGAGTGTACCTCCCTCTGAAG GGAATTATGCTGATAAAGAACATGGATCCAGAAGAGTGGCAAAGAAAGTGTGGTCTAAGGCTGAGGTTGCTGCTGTAATGCGACACTTCAAAGATCATATAAGCAGGGGGAAACTGGCCACCAAAACTGAATGCAGTCACTGCAAACTGGTGGAAGACCCCGTGTTGGCACAAAGAACAGTGCAAAATATAAGGGACTTTGTTAGAAATAGAGGAATAACTGCAAAGAGgcagtcacaaaaagaaaagatttaa
- the LOC120570139 gene encoding uncharacterized protein LOC120570139 isoform X3, giving the protein MQRRRRINPKDDARFYVTAESDKVGLDIKYINAVKGRGIFTSVPFEKGDFLLEYRGDLISKQECERRQRIYHDLLKVFMFEFHFNGKLWCVDAATENGSLGRLVNDDHINPNAKMKYLTVQGKPHLCLFAVRDISPGEEITYNYGDSDWPWRCKALDDEMAPKICGATNPPSTIDEPEDLTTESKCIHTAVSHPNQTSPELGPLTKVGEALDDKMAPKICGATNPPSTIDEPEDLTTESKCIHTAVSHPNQTSPELGPLTKVGECQKHRLVCATVSSLDKCVNCVGPISSFKWLGYRCTVCSGVWHKSCFKQITGDYLHSTAQAQQSSEASEDERMSDQDKIPHPELDQMSSDDAEDMSDMEYIPDSEDDEYDSDASILLMSNEIALSDAEDSGSESDNGNTEVTASEFGTVEPVDFDSTTAEQDHEIGGFGSSSFVSSTVNESVPPSEGNYADKEHGSRRVAKKVWSKAEVAAVMRHFKDHISRGKLATKTECSHCKLVEDPVLAQRTVQNIRDFVRNRGITAKRQSQKEKI; this is encoded by the exons ATGCAGCGGCGTAGACGCATTAATCCAAAGGATGATGCAAGATTTTATGTTACTGCTGAAAGTGACAAAGTGGGACTTGACATCAAGTACATCAATGCTGTAAAAG GCCGTGGCATCTTCACCTCTGTTCCATTTGAAAAGGGAGACTTTCTATTGGAATACAGAGGTGATCTAATAAGCAAGCAAGAAtgtgagaggagacagagaattTACCATGACCTCCTCAAAGTGTTTATGTTCGAGTTCCATTTTAATGGAAAACTGTGGTG TGTTGATGCAGCAACAGAGAATGGGTCACTTGGCAGACTTGTAAATGACGACCATATAAACCCTAATGCCAAGATGAAGTACCTCACTGTGCAAGGGAAGCCCCATCTCTGTTTGTTTGCAGTTCGAGACATAAGTCCAGGAGAGGAGATCACCTATAATTATGGTGACTCAGACTGGCCGTGGAGATGCAAG gCCCTTGATGACGAAATGGCTCCAAAGATTTGTGGTGCCACAAATCCCCCATCCACAATTGATGAGCCTGAAGAT CTGACCACTGAGAGCAAGTGCATCCATACAGCTGTCAGCCACCCAAATCAGACCAGTCCAGAGCTCGGCCCACTCACCAAGGTTGGAGAG gCCCTTGATGACAAAATGGCTCCAAAGATTTGTGGTGCCACAAATCCCCCATCCACAATTGATGAGCCTGAAGAt CTGACCACTGAGAGCAAGTGCATCCATACAGCTGTCAGCCACCCAAATCAGACCAGTCCAGAGCTCGGCCCACTCACCAAGGTTGGAGAG TGTCAAAAACACCGCCTGGTGTGCGCAACAGTATCCTCCTTGGACAAGTGTGTTAATTGTGTGGGACCCATATCTTCCTTCAAGTGGCTTGGCTATCGCTGCACAG TTTGTTCAGGGGTCTGGCATAAATCCTGCTTCAAGCAAATTACAGGAGATTACttgcacagcacagcacag GCACAACAGTCTTCTGAGGCTTCTGAAGATGAACGGATGTCAGATCAGGACAAAATTCCACATCCAGAATTGGACCAAATGTCATCTGATGATGCTGAGGACATGTCTGACATGGAATACATACCTGACTCGGAGGATGATGAATATGATTCAGATGCCAGCATACTCTTAATGTCAA ATGAGATTGCGTTAAGTGACGCTGAAGATAGTGGGAGTGAATCTGATAACGGCAACACAGAAGTCACAGCATCAGAGTTTGGAACTGTGGAGCCTGTGGATTTTGACTCTACAACTGCAGAGCAAGACCATGAGATTGGAGGCTTTG GATCATCGTCCTTTGTGTCGTCCACAGTAAATGAGAGTGTACCTCCCTCTGAAG GGAATTATGCTGATAAAGAACATGGATCCAGAAGAGTGGCAAAGAAAGTGTGGTCTAAGGCTGAGGTTGCTGCTGTAATGCGACACTTCAAAGATCATATAAGCAGGGGGAAACTGGCCACCAAAACTGAATGCAGTCACTGCAAACTGGTGGAAGACCCCGTGTTGGCACAAAGAACAGTGCAAAATATAAGGGACTTTGTTAGAAATAGAGGAATAACTGCAAAGAGgcagtcacaaaaagaaaagatttaa
- the LOC120570139 gene encoding uncharacterized protein LOC120570139 isoform X1, with product MQRRRRINPKDDARFYVTAESDKVGLDIKYINAVKGRGIFTSVPFEKGDFLLEYRGDLISKQECERRQRIYHDLLKVFMFEFHFNGKLWCVDAATENGSLGRLVNDDHINPNAKMKYLTVQGKPHLCLFAVRDISPGEEITYNYGDSDWPWRCKALDDEMAPKICGATNPPSTIDEPEDLTTESKCIHTAVSHPNQTSPELGPLTKVGEALDDKMAPKICGATNPPSTIDEPEDLTTESKCIHTAVSHPNQTSPELGPLTKVGECQKHRLVCATVSSLDKCVNCVGPISSFKWLGYRCTVCSGVWHKSCFKQITGDYLHSTAQAQQSSEASEDERMSDQDKIPHPELDQMSSDDAEDMSDMEYIPDSEDDEYDSDASILLMSSKARAAHIQVKPVIPDVGTSYGSDTGNPVVPSTSQCWPPLKNKMIPNAADTSNSANSIKDSSKEKPEEETVTHEQELPHLIISKKNYCYVCGKPQSKISRHLKIHKTHAEIVHAFSLPEDSKERKILLEKMRNKGNFKHNTAVLQDGTGSLKVKRKPKAKTLAGKFIHCMYCQGMYIRKELWRHVRRCPFKPENEDLGDKPGRTKVLGLAVALESTFCQQISSGVWKLLSVMKQDEVASVVRNDLSIIQFAQSLYNKHGQDPTKYEYIRQKLREVGRLLLCLRTEFSVHNLEEAVKPANFQRVVQAVKKVSGFDEEKHLYQKPSLALKLGHTLQKIADIIHCRALMAEDEELIRYTDTFKKLYTSRWSELVSHSALNTLSDAKYNKPSTLPFTEDVQILHQYLEKSAESAFCSLKEEATTQNYAQLAKLTLAQIIVFNRRRAGEVSKMRLKSFHERDNTKLHEDVAMGLSKTEQKLCNYFSRIEIMGKRGRKVAVLLTPSVVDALSLLASRRTECGVCATNVFLFARPTSMSHYRGQDCLRVHANQCGAKHPEYLRSTQLRKHVATLSQVLNLKNNELDQVADFVGHDIRVHRDFYRLPVPTTQLAKISKLLLSMEKGHLSSMQGKSLDEIEIEDEIALSDAEDSGSESDNGNTEVTASEFGTVEPVDFDSTTAEQDHEIGGFGSSSFVSSTVNESVPPSEGNYADKEHGSRRVAKKVWSKAEVAAVMRHFKDHISRGKLATKTECSHCKLVEDPVLAQRTVQNIRDFVRNRGITAKRQSQKEKI from the exons ATGCAGCGGCGTAGACGCATTAATCCAAAGGATGATGCAAGATTTTATGTTACTGCTGAAAGTGACAAAGTGGGACTTGACATCAAGTACATCAATGCTGTAAAAG GCCGTGGCATCTTCACCTCTGTTCCATTTGAAAAGGGAGACTTTCTATTGGAATACAGAGGTGATCTAATAAGCAAGCAAGAAtgtgagaggagacagagaattTACCATGACCTCCTCAAAGTGTTTATGTTCGAGTTCCATTTTAATGGAAAACTGTGGTG TGTTGATGCAGCAACAGAGAATGGGTCACTTGGCAGACTTGTAAATGACGACCATATAAACCCTAATGCCAAGATGAAGTACCTCACTGTGCAAGGGAAGCCCCATCTCTGTTTGTTTGCAGTTCGAGACATAAGTCCAGGAGAGGAGATCACCTATAATTATGGTGACTCAGACTGGCCGTGGAGATGCAAG gCCCTTGATGACGAAATGGCTCCAAAGATTTGTGGTGCCACAAATCCCCCATCCACAATTGATGAGCCTGAAGAT CTGACCACTGAGAGCAAGTGCATCCATACAGCTGTCAGCCACCCAAATCAGACCAGTCCAGAGCTCGGCCCACTCACCAAGGTTGGAGAG gCCCTTGATGACAAAATGGCTCCAAAGATTTGTGGTGCCACAAATCCCCCATCCACAATTGATGAGCCTGAAGAt CTGACCACTGAGAGCAAGTGCATCCATACAGCTGTCAGCCACCCAAATCAGACCAGTCCAGAGCTCGGCCCACTCACCAAGGTTGGAGAG TGTCAAAAACACCGCCTGGTGTGCGCAACAGTATCCTCCTTGGACAAGTGTGTTAATTGTGTGGGACCCATATCTTCCTTCAAGTGGCTTGGCTATCGCTGCACAG TTTGTTCAGGGGTCTGGCATAAATCCTGCTTCAAGCAAATTACAGGAGATTACttgcacagcacagcacag GCACAACAGTCTTCTGAGGCTTCTGAAGATGAACGGATGTCAGATCAGGACAAAATTCCACATCCAGAATTGGACCAAATGTCATCTGATGATGCTGAGGACATGTCTGACATGGAATACATACCTGACTCGGAGGATGATGAATATGATTCAGATGCCAGCATACTCTTAATGTCAAGTAAGGCAAGAGCTGCACATATTCAAGTAAAACCAGTAATACCTGATGTTGGAACATCTTATGGGTCAGATACAGGCAACCCAGTTGTGCCCAGTACATCACAATGTTGGCCACCCCTTAAAAATAAGATGATTCCCAATGCTGCTGACACATCTAATTCAGCGAATTCTATCAAAGACTCATCAAAGGAAAAGCCAGAGGAAGAAACTGTGACTCATGAACAAGAATTACCACATCTGATTATTAGTAAAAAGAATTACTGTTATGTTTGTGGTAAGCCACAAAGCAAAATTTCCCGCCACTTGAAAATACACAAGACACATGCTGAAATTGTCCATGCATTTTCCCTTCCTGAGGACTCAAAAGAGCGCAAGATATTATTAGAAAAAATGAGGAATAAGGGAAATTTTAAACAtaacactgcagttttgcaagaTGGAACAGGATCACTGAAAGTGAAGAGAAAGCCAAAAGCTAAAACACTGGCAGGAAAGTTTATTCACTGTATGTATTGTCAAGGGATGTACATACGTAAGGAGCTTTGGAGACATGTCCGCAGATGCCCCTTTAAGCCAGAAAACGAAGATTTGGGTGACAAACCTGGGAGAACCAAAGTACTGGGCTTGGCTGTAGCTCTGGAGTCTACATTTTGTCAGCAGATCTCAAGTGGAGTGTGGAAGCTCCTTAGTGTCATGAAACAAGATGAGGTGGCCTCAGTTGTGCGAAATGACCTCTCTATTATTCAGTTTGCCCAGTCACTCTACAACAAACATGGACAAGACCCTACAAAATATGAATACATTCGACAGAAGCTCCGTGAAGTGGGGCGTTTGTTGTTATGCCTGCGTACAGAATTCTCAGTACATAACCTAGAGGAGGCTGTTAAACCTGCTAACTTCCAGAGAGTTGTGCAAGCAGTAAAGAAAGTTTCAGGTTTTGATGAAGAAAAACACTTGTACCAGAAACCAAGCCTTGCGCTGAAACTGGGGCATACACTGCAGAAAATCGCTGACATTATTCATTGTAGGGCACTCATGGCAGAAGATGAAGAGTTGATCAGGTACACTGACACATTCAAGAAGTTGTACACCTCCAGGTGGTCTGAGTTGGTGTCTCACAGTGCCCTGAACACACTGAGTGatgcaaaatacaacaaaccatcAACATTGCCCTTCACTGAAGATGTTCAGATCCTTCATCAGTACCTTGAGAAATCTGCAGAAAGTGCCTTCTGCAGCTTGAAGGAAGAGGCCACCACTCAGAATTATGCTCAACTTGCAAAACTCACACTTGCACAAATCATTGTGTTCAATCGAAGACGTGCTGGGGAAGTTTCAAAAATGCGCCTCAAAAGTTTTCATGAAAGGGACAACACAAAGCTCCATGAAGATGTTGCCATGGGGTTGTCGAAGACTGAACAGAAGCTCTGCAACTATTTCAGCCGAATTGAAATCATGGGGAAAAGGGGCAGAAAGGTTGCAGTTCTGCTCACACCAAGTGTTGTGGATGCTTTGTCACTACTTGCCAGTAGAAGAACTGAATGTGGCGTTTGTGCCACAAATGTCTTCCTGTTTGCAAGACCAACGTCAATGAGCCACTACAGGGGACAGGACTGTTTGCGTGTTCATGCAAACCAGTGTGGAGCAAAGCACCCGGAGTACCTCAGGTCAACACAACTCAGGAAACATGTTGCCACACTCTCACAAgtccttaatttaaaaaacaatgaacTTGATCAGGTTGCAGATTTCGTGGGTCACGACATCCGTGTTCACCGCGACTTCTACAGATTACCAGTTCCCACAACACAACTGGCTAAGATTTCCAAACTGCTTTTGTCAATGGAGAAAGGACACCTTTCCAGCATGCAGGGGAAGTCACTGGATGAGATTGAAATTGAAG ATGAGATTGCGTTAAGTGACGCTGAAGATAGTGGGAGTGAATCTGATAACGGCAACACAGAAGTCACAGCATCAGAGTTTGGAACTGTGGAGCCTGTGGATTTTGACTCTACAACTGCAGAGCAAGACCATGAGATTGGAGGCTTTG GATCATCGTCCTTTGTGTCGTCCACAGTAAATGAGAGTGTACCTCCCTCTGAAG GGAATTATGCTGATAAAGAACATGGATCCAGAAGAGTGGCAAAGAAAGTGTGGTCTAAGGCTGAGGTTGCTGCTGTAATGCGACACTTCAAAGATCATATAAGCAGGGGGAAACTGGCCACCAAAACTGAATGCAGTCACTGCAAACTGGTGGAAGACCCCGTGTTGGCACAAAGAACAGTGCAAAATATAAGGGACTTTGTTAGAAATAGAGGAATAACTGCAAAGAGgcagtcacaaaaagaaaagatttaa